A window of Deinococcus malanensis contains these coding sequences:
- a CDS encoding MFS transporter: MSAVPLPDPARAERARRAVSAIFLINGVLFATWAVNIPGIRDQLSLTEAQLGIALLAVGLGSLASMPLTGGWTARWGSHRVTAVMAVACMLSLALPFLTPSLLALSVALLVLGAINGSLDVAMNAQGVTVERRLSRPIMSRLHAYFSLGGVLGAALGTALVGRVPMLTHVLLVVILTTITAFFSGRVLLPDRIEPEAREPGSAPRSAAGLSPAVLLLGSLCFLGMFAEGANYDWAALYFRDVLEVQGGATGLGYAAFVTAMTLGRWFGDRLRARLGDEATVRGGSLIAAAGLGLALLARDPLLATLGFALSGLGLSNVVPVMYGTAGHALAGRGIAQVATIGYGGFLLGPPVIGFVAHEIGLSGALGLALAGAALVALLGGQAFALVRSRAAQPLDA, encoded by the coding sequence GTGTCTGCCGTTCCCCTGCCTGATCCTGCCCGCGCCGAGCGGGCCCGCCGCGCCGTGAGCGCCATTTTTCTGATCAACGGGGTGCTGTTCGCGACCTGGGCCGTCAATATTCCCGGCATCCGCGATCAGCTGAGCCTGACCGAAGCGCAGCTTGGAATCGCCCTGCTGGCCGTGGGTCTGGGCAGCCTGGCCAGCATGCCGCTCACAGGCGGCTGGACCGCGCGCTGGGGCAGTCACCGCGTCACTGCCGTTATGGCTGTGGCCTGCATGCTGTCGCTGGCCCTGCCTTTCCTGACGCCCAGCCTCCTGGCGCTCTCAGTGGCGCTGCTGGTGCTGGGGGCGATCAACGGCAGCCTGGACGTGGCCATGAACGCTCAGGGCGTCACAGTCGAGCGCCGCCTGAGCCGTCCCATCATGAGCCGGCTGCATGCCTATTTCAGCCTGGGTGGGGTTCTGGGCGCTGCGCTGGGGACCGCGCTGGTGGGGCGTGTGCCCATGCTCACCCATGTGTTGCTGGTCGTGATCCTGACCACCATAACTGCTTTCTTTTCCGGCCGAGTGCTGCTGCCCGACAGGATCGAGCCAGAGGCTCGGGAGCCGGGTTCTGCCCCACGCTCCGCTGCCGGCCTGAGCCCGGCCGTGCTGCTGCTGGGCAGCCTGTGCTTCCTGGGCATGTTTGCCGAGGGCGCCAACTACGACTGGGCGGCGCTGTATTTCCGGGATGTGCTGGAGGTCCAGGGCGGAGCCACCGGGCTCGGCTATGCGGCGTTCGTGACGGCCATGACCCTGGGCCGCTGGTTTGGCGACCGCCTTCGCGCCCGACTGGGGGACGAGGCCACTGTCCGCGGAGGTTCGCTGATTGCGGCTGCCGGGCTGGGTCTGGCGCTGCTGGCCCGCGATCCACTGCTGGCCACGCTGGGTTTCGCACTCTCGGGGCTGGGGCTCAGCAATGTGGTGCCGGTCATGTACGGCACGGCCGGGCATGCGCTGGCCGGACGCGGTATCGCGCAGGTGGCGACCATCGGATATGGGGGATTTCTGCTGGGCCCGCCCGTCATTGGCTTCGTGGCGCACGAGATCGGCCTGTCCGGTGCCCTTGGCTTGGCGCTGGCAGGGGCGGCCCTGGTGGCCCTGCTGGGAGGGCAGGCCTTTGCCCTGGTGCGGTCCAGGGCCGCGCAGCCTCTGGATGCCTGA